The Candidatus Jidaibacter acanthamoeba genome includes a region encoding these proteins:
- a CDS encoding type II toxin-antitoxin system HicB family antitoxin — protein sequence MKKSKNILEYRDYIAELSLDLEDNIIVGKVINTTDIISFHGKTLDEAKQAFRDVLDTYIEVAEKEGIELARPYSGKFNLRITPTLHRKLTVLAKKQNKSLNECTEELIASGLKTYLNSHNEYI from the coding sequence ATGAAAAAGAGTAAAAATATATTGGAATATAGGGATTATATTGCAGAGTTATCATTAGACCTGGAAGATAATATTATTGTTGGGAAAGTAATTAATACTACTGATATAATTTCTTTCCATGGCAAAACTCTTGATGAAGCTAAACAAGCTTTCCGAGATGTATTGGATACTTATATTGAGGTTGCTGAAAAAGAAGGTATTGAATTAGCCAGGCCATATTCAGGCAAGTTTAATTTAAGGATAACTCCTACACTACACAGGAAGCTAACAGTATTAGCAAAAAAACAAAATAAAAGCCTAAACGAGTGTACTGAAGAATTAATTGCTTCTGGTCTCAAAACGTATTTGAATAGTCATAATGAGTATATTTAA
- a CDS encoding HU family DNA-binding protein: MNKEELINALSVKTDTTKVDSKKHLDALLEVIQEVLVKGDSLQLVGFGTYSVSEIKAREGINPQTREKIKIPASKRVKFAVGKQLKEAVNKKNSKK; this comes from the coding sequence ATGAACAAGGAAGAATTAATAAATGCATTATCTGTAAAAACTGATACCACAAAAGTTGATAGCAAGAAGCATTTAGATGCATTGCTTGAAGTAATACAAGAGGTATTAGTAAAAGGTGATAGTTTACAACTGGTAGGGTTTGGTACATATTCAGTATCTGAAATTAAAGCCAGAGAAGGTATTAATCCGCAAACGAGAGAAAAGATAAAAATCCCTGCCAGTAAAAGAGTTAAATTTGCGGTAGGTAAGCAGCTTAAAGAAGCAGTAAACAAGAAAAATTCAAAGAAGTAA
- a CDS encoding type II toxin-antitoxin system HicA family toxin, with protein sequence MNSKQKKTLEAIFSKPTRSNIVWVEIEKLMLSLGAEIREGKGSAGVFIYKGTIFPFHRPHPQKEAKKYQVDDLRKFLTILGVKL encoded by the coding sequence GTGAATAGTAAGCAAAAAAAGACATTAGAAGCGATATTCTCAAAACCAACCAGGTCAAATATTGTTTGGGTGGAAATAGAAAAACTAATGTTGAGTTTAGGAGCGGAAATAAGAGAAGGAAAAGGTTCGGCTGGGGTATTTATTTATAAAGGTACAATATTTCCGTTCCATAGGCCTCATCCTCAGAAAGAAGCAAAGAAGTATCAAGTTGATGACTTAAGAAAATTTTTAACTATACTAGGGGTAAAATTATGA
- a CDS encoding type II toxin-antitoxin system RelE/ParE family toxin, whose product MRNLNGATTYNINNKMKDYVIYTGFYYTIEWYLDGKGKSQALSYFLELACKEQVQFLTLAKFIGDFGKIFNDAKFNYEGNKIYAFNLPSNRFLCFFYRGEKIIITNAFYNKGQKLPIKEKELALECMKSYIESTGKIEILNEQYIFKVNER is encoded by the coding sequence ATGCGAAACTTGAATGGCGCAACTACTTATAATATTAATAATAAGATGAAAGATTATGTAATATATACTGGTTTCTACTACACAATTGAATGGTATCTAGATGGAAAAGGGAAAAGCCAAGCTCTAAGCTATTTTTTAGAGTTAGCATGTAAAGAGCAAGTACAATTTCTAACTCTAGCTAAATTTATAGGAGATTTCGGCAAAATATTTAATGATGCTAAGTTTAACTATGAAGGCAATAAAATATATGCTTTTAACCTCCCTTCTAATAGATTTTTATGTTTCTTTTATAGAGGAGAAAAAATAATTATAACAAATGCTTTTTACAATAAGGGGCAAAAATTACCTATAAAGGAAAAAGAGCTAGCATTAGAATGTATGAAAAGTTATATAGAAAGTACAGGGAAGATAGAGATTCTTAATGAGCAGTACATATTTAAGGTTAATGAAAGATAA
- a CDS encoding type II toxin-antitoxin system HicB family antitoxin — protein MRKTDLMEYKNYYGSVHFNTEEKIFYGKIEFIRDLVNYEAYNAEELINAFYEAVDSYMEDRKILNKKPDVPFKGSFNFRVTR, from the coding sequence ATGAGAAAAACAGATTTGATGGAATATAAGAACTACTATGGCTCAGTACATTTTAATACCGAAGAAAAAATCTTTTACGGAAAAATAGAGTTTATTAGGGACCTTGTGAACTATGAAGCATATAATGCAGAAGAACTTATTAATGCATTTTATGAAGCTGTGGATAGTTACATGGAAGACCGTAAGATACTAAACAAGAAACCTGATGTGCCTTTTAAAGGTAGCTTTAATTTTAGGGTTACAAGATAA
- a CDS encoding type II toxin-antitoxin system HicA family toxin, translating into MLYGLGFEELSIGKTGGSRRKFYHKENNRIINLHKPHPQPILKKYALEQVIEILTRKGWI; encoded by the coding sequence TTGCTTTATGGTTTGGGTTTTGAAGAATTATCAATAGGAAAAACCGGCGGTTCAAGAAGAAAATTTTATCATAAGGAAAATAATAGAATTATAAATTTACATAAACCCCACCCTCAACCCATATTAAAGAAGTATGCATTAGAGCAAGTAATTGAAATACTAACCCGGAAGGGCTGGATATGA
- a CDS encoding DMT family transporter yields MPWMFLILAGIAEIAFAICLKFSNQFTRPIPTILFILFAAISFFLMTNAMKTIPMGTVYAVWTGIGAAGTIILSILFFNEPLSIARGIFLLLLLVSIVGLKLSE; encoded by the coding sequence ATGCCTTGGATGTTTTTAATATTGGCCGGTATAGCAGAAATTGCTTTTGCTATATGTTTGAAATTTTCTAATCAATTTACACGACCGATTCCTACTATCCTATTTATCCTGTTCGCTGCAATTAGTTTCTTTTTAATGACTAATGCTATGAAGACTATACCTATGGGGACAGTCTATGCAGTTTGGACAGGAATAGGAGCTGCAGGCACAATCATCTTAAGTATTTTATTCTTTAATGAACCACTAAGTATTGCAAGAGGAATATTTCTCTTACTATTGCTTGTTTCAATTGTAGGATTAAAGTTAAGTGAGTAA